The following are encoded in a window of Choloepus didactylus isolate mChoDid1 chromosome 17, mChoDid1.pri, whole genome shotgun sequence genomic DNA:
- the SMYD5 gene encoding SET and MYND domain-containing protein 5 isoform X2 — MEAASPSQSLCSEWAESRSELHLQWRQIWRRLTILQELYRDRGEAAWPCRSPWSSVLCPFLCPSYLLSASQGKGLFATHLIRKGETIFIERPLVAAQFLWNALYRYRACDHCLRALEKAEENAQRLTGKPGQVLPHPELCTVRKDLHQNCPHCQVMYCSAECRLAAAEQYHQVLCPGPSQDDPLHPLNKLQEAWRSVHYPPETASIMLMARMVATVKQAKDKDRWIRLFSQFCNKTANEEEEIVHKLLGDKFKGQLELLRRLFTEALYEEALSQWFTPDGFRSLFALVGTNGQGIGTSSLSQWVHACDALELKPQDRERLDAFIDQLYKDVEAATGEFLNCEGSGLFLLQSCCNHSCVPNAETSFPENNFLLHVTALEDIKPGEEICISYLDCCQRERSRHSRHKILRENYLFVCSCPKCLAEADEPNVTSEEEEEEEEEEEGEPEDAELGDEMTDV; from the exons ATGGAGGCTGCCTCCCCATCCCAGTCTCTCTGTTCTGAATGGGCTGAAAGTAGGTCAGAGCTGCATTTGCAGTGGAGGCAAATATGGAGGAGGCTGACCATTCTTCAAGAACTCTACAGAGACAGAGGTGAGGCTGCCTGGCCCTGCAGGAGCCCTTGGAGCTCTGTCCTCTGTCCCTTCTTATGTCCATCCTATTTACTCTCTGCCTCTCAGGGAAAGGGGTTGTTTGCCACACATCTGATCCGGAAGGGGGAGACCATCTTCATAGAACGGCCCCTGGTGGCTGCGCAGTTTCTCTGGAATGCACTTTATCGCTACCGAG CCTGTGACCACTGCCTTCGGGCGctggagaaggcagaagaaaatgcCCAGAGGCTGACTGGGAAGCCAGGCCAGGTTCTCCCTCACCCAGAGCTGTGCACCGTGCGGAAGGACCTCCACCAGAACTGTCCCCACTGCCAG GTGATGTACTGCAGTGCAGAATGTCGGCTGGCAGCTGCTGAGCAGTACCACCAGGTCCTGTGCCCAGGCCCCTCCCAGGATGACCCTCTGCATCCTCTCAATAAGCTGCAGGAGGCATGGAG gAGTGTTCACTACCCCCCTGAAACTGCAAGCATCATGTTGATGGCCCGGATGGTGGCCACGGTGAAGCAG GCTAAGGATAAGGATCGTTGGATCAGGCTCTTCTCCCAGTTCTGTAACAAAACAGCCAATGAGGAGGAGGAAATTGTCCACAAACTCCTGGGGGACAAATTCAAG GGACAGCTGGAACTTCTACGGAGACTCTTCACTGAGGCCCTTTATGAGGAAGCACTGAGCCAG TGGTTCACTCCAGATGGATTCCGGTCTCTCTTTGCTCTTGTTGGGACCAATGGCCAAGGCATCGGGACCAG TTCCCTGAGCCAGTGGGTCCATGCCTGTGATGCGCTGGAGCTGAAGCCTCAGGACCGTGAGCGGCTGGATGCCTTCATTGACCAGCTATACAAGGACGTCGAGGCAG CAACTGGCGAGTTTCTTAACTGTGAAGGATCTGGCCTCTTTCTGCTTCAGAGCTGCT GCAACCATAGCTGTGTCCCTAATGCAGAGACCTCCTTCCCAGAAAACAACTTTCTTTTGCACGTCACTGCCCTGGAGGATATTAAGCCAGGAGAG GAAATCTGTATCAGCTACTTAGACTGCTGTCAGCGGGAGCGCAGCCGCCACAGCCGCCACAAGATCCTCAG GGAGAactatctgtttgtttgttcctgCCCCAAATGCCTGGCAGAGGCTGATGAACCCAATGTGACctcagaagaggaggaagaagaagaggaggaagaggaaggagagccAGAAGATGCTGAGCTAGGGGATGAGATGACTGATGTGTGA
- the PRADC1 gene encoding protease-associated domain-containing protein 1 isoform X1: MVPGAAGWCCLVFWLPACVAAHGLRIHDYLYFQVLSPGDIRYIFTATPAKDFGGIFHTRYEQIHLVPAEPPEACGELSNGFFIQNQIALVERGGCSFLSKTRVVQEHGGRAVIISDDVVDNDSFYVEMIQDSTQRTADIPALFLLGRDGYMIRRSLEQHGLPWAVISIPVNVTSIPTFELLQPPWTFW, from the exons ATGGTCCCCGGTGCTGCCGGCTGGTGTTGTCTCGTGTTCTGGCTCCCTGCGTGCGTCGCGGCCCACG GTTTACGCATCCATGACTATTTGTACTTCCAAGTGCTGAGTCCTGGAGACATTCGATATATCTTCACAGCCACCCCAGCCAAGGACTTCGGTGGGATCTTT CACACGAGGTATGAGCAGATCCACCTTGTCCCTGCTGAACCCCCAGAGGCCTGTGGGGAACTCAGCAACGGTTTCTTCATCCAGAACCAGATCGCTCTGGTGGAAAGGGG GGGCTGCTCCTTCCTCTCCAAGACCCGGGTGGTGCAGGAACACGGCGGGCGGGCAGTGATCATCTCTGACGATGTGGTTGACAATGACAGCTTCTACGTGGAGATGATCCAGGACAGCACCCAGCGCACGGCTGACATCCCTGCCCTCTTCCTGCTCGGCCGAGATGG CTACATGATTCGCCGCTCCTTGGAACAGCATGGGCTGCCATGGGCCGTCATTTCCATACCAGTCAATGTCACCAGCATCCCCACCTTTGAGCTGCTGCAACCGCCCTGGACCTTCTGGTAG
- the PRADC1 gene encoding protease-associated domain-containing protein 1 isoform X2, whose translation MCRGGAGCCCIEFKPISPRLHFSRPMGSGQRRRGGKCDYTSRIQSQSVVGLVPVRQPAARAGPWAGGRSSCQAEVQRETRSGAPGGSTQPGLALEMVPGAAGWCCLVFWLPACVAAHGLRIHDYLYFQVLSPGDIRYIFTATPAKDFGGIFHTRYEQIHLVPAEPPEACGELSNGFFIQNQIALVERGFYVEMIQDSTQRTADIPALFLLGRDGYMIRRSLEQHGLPWAVISIPVNVTSIPTFELLQPPWTFW comes from the exons ATGTGCCGGGGCGGGGCCGGCTGTTGCTGTATAGAGTTTAAACCAATCAGCCCTCGGCTCCACTTCTCTCGACCAATGGGAAGTGGGCAAAGGCGCAGAGGCGGAAAGTGTGACTACACGAGCAGGATTCAGAGCCAATCAGTCGTGGGCCTCGTTCCCGTCCGCCAACCAGCGGCGAGAGCGGGCCCGTGGGCGGGAGGCCGGAGCAGCTGTCAGGCTGAAGTCCAGCGAGAGACGCGCAGTGGGGCGCCGGGAGGAAGCACCCAGCCGGGCCTGGCCCTGGAGATGGTCCCCGGTGCTGCCGGCTGGTGTTGTCTCGTGTTCTGGCTCCCTGCGTGCGTCGCGGCCCACG GTTTACGCATCCATGACTATTTGTACTTCCAAGTGCTGAGTCCTGGAGACATTCGATATATCTTCACAGCCACCCCAGCCAAGGACTTCGGTGGGATCTTT CACACGAGGTATGAGCAGATCCACCTTGTCCCTGCTGAACCCCCAGAGGCCTGTGGGGAACTCAGCAACGGTTTCTTCATCCAGAACCAGATCGCTCTGGTGGAAAGGGG CTTCTACGTGGAGATGATCCAGGACAGCACCCAGCGCACGGCTGACATCCCTGCCCTCTTCCTGCTCGGCCGAGATGG CTACATGATTCGCCGCTCCTTGGAACAGCATGGGCTGCCATGGGCCGTCATTTCCATACCAGTCAATGTCACCAGCATCCCCACCTTTGAGCTGCTGCAACCGCCCTGGACCTTCTGGTAG
- the SMYD5 gene encoding SET and MYND domain-containing protein 5 isoform X1: protein MEAASPSQSLCSEWAESRSELHLQWRQIWRRLTILQELYRDRGEAAWPCRSPWSSVLCPFLCPSYLLSASQGKGLFATHLIRKGETIFIERPLVAAQFLWNALYRYRACDHCLRALEKAEENAQRLTGKPGQVLPHPELCTVRKDLHQNCPHCQVMYCSAECRLAAAEQYHQVLCPGPSQDDPLHPLNKLQEAWRSVHYPPETASIMLMARMVATVKQAKDKDRWIRLFSQFCNKTANEEEEIVHKLLGDKFKGQLELLRRLFTEALYEEALSQWFTPDGFRSLFALVGTNGQGIGTSSLSQWVHACDALELKPQDRERLDAFIDQLYKDVEAATGEFLNCEGSGLFLLQSCCSRDTQPHPNWALRGSGNHSCVPNAETSFPENNFLLHVTALEDIKPGEEICISYLDCCQRERSRHSRHKILRENYLFVCSCPKCLAEADEPNVTSEEEEEEEEEEEGEPEDAELGDEMTDV, encoded by the exons ATGGAGGCTGCCTCCCCATCCCAGTCTCTCTGTTCTGAATGGGCTGAAAGTAGGTCAGAGCTGCATTTGCAGTGGAGGCAAATATGGAGGAGGCTGACCATTCTTCAAGAACTCTACAGAGACAGAGGTGAGGCTGCCTGGCCCTGCAGGAGCCCTTGGAGCTCTGTCCTCTGTCCCTTCTTATGTCCATCCTATTTACTCTCTGCCTCTCAGGGAAAGGGGTTGTTTGCCACACATCTGATCCGGAAGGGGGAGACCATCTTCATAGAACGGCCCCTGGTGGCTGCGCAGTTTCTCTGGAATGCACTTTATCGCTACCGAG CCTGTGACCACTGCCTTCGGGCGctggagaaggcagaagaaaatgcCCAGAGGCTGACTGGGAAGCCAGGCCAGGTTCTCCCTCACCCAGAGCTGTGCACCGTGCGGAAGGACCTCCACCAGAACTGTCCCCACTGCCAG GTGATGTACTGCAGTGCAGAATGTCGGCTGGCAGCTGCTGAGCAGTACCACCAGGTCCTGTGCCCAGGCCCCTCCCAGGATGACCCTCTGCATCCTCTCAATAAGCTGCAGGAGGCATGGAG gAGTGTTCACTACCCCCCTGAAACTGCAAGCATCATGTTGATGGCCCGGATGGTGGCCACGGTGAAGCAG GCTAAGGATAAGGATCGTTGGATCAGGCTCTTCTCCCAGTTCTGTAACAAAACAGCCAATGAGGAGGAGGAAATTGTCCACAAACTCCTGGGGGACAAATTCAAG GGACAGCTGGAACTTCTACGGAGACTCTTCACTGAGGCCCTTTATGAGGAAGCACTGAGCCAG TGGTTCACTCCAGATGGATTCCGGTCTCTCTTTGCTCTTGTTGGGACCAATGGCCAAGGCATCGGGACCAG TTCCCTGAGCCAGTGGGTCCATGCCTGTGATGCGCTGGAGCTGAAGCCTCAGGACCGTGAGCGGCTGGATGCCTTCATTGACCAGCTATACAAGGACGTCGAGGCAG CAACTGGCGAGTTTCTTAACTGTGAAGGATCTGGCCTCTTTCTGCTTCAGAGCTGCT GTTCCAGGGACACTCAGCCTCACCCAAACTGGGCTCTTAGAGGGTCTG GCAACCATAGCTGTGTCCCTAATGCAGAGACCTCCTTCCCAGAAAACAACTTTCTTTTGCACGTCACTGCCCTGGAGGATATTAAGCCAGGAGAG GAAATCTGTATCAGCTACTTAGACTGCTGTCAGCGGGAGCGCAGCCGCCACAGCCGCCACAAGATCCTCAG GGAGAactatctgtttgtttgttcctgCCCCAAATGCCTGGCAGAGGCTGATGAACCCAATGTGACctcagaagaggaggaagaagaagaggaggaagaggaaggagagccAGAAGATGCTGAGCTAGGGGATGAGATGACTGATGTGTGA
- the NOTO gene encoding homeobox protein notochord, giving the protein MPRPGPRRRRPPAPSGSRVQPPRSCRSPALQHSPVASGSPLRADTRPARGVSGRLESSFSVEAILARPDPCAPAASPLSVAACTARGLWTAPSPSPVLPWVCSAAWLPAYLGVGLHPWCPQSPVLGLRVAHFCGLPGLDVTGVELAHHPGLWSLPDRAPAKDLPDTKRCRKRIRTVFSLEQLEELEKEFAKQHNLVGKKRAQLAARLNLTENQVRVWFQNRRVKYQKQQKLKPLAPPATHAFPTEPYSRSSASIQNEDVKSGADS; this is encoded by the exons ATGCCCAGACCCGGGCCGCGCCGCCGCCGGCCGCCGGCTCCCTCCGGCTCGCGGGTCCAGCCGCCGCGCTCATGTCGCTCTCCCGCGCTCCAGCACAGCCCGGTGGCCTCAGGCTCGCCCCTGCGTGCAGATACCCGGCCCGCCCGAGGCGTCTCGGGTCGCCTCGAGTCCTCCTTCTCCGTCGAGGCCATCCTGGCGAGGCCCGACCCGTGCGCGCCGGCCGCCTCCCCGCTGTCGGTCGCCGCCTGCACCGCCCGGGGCCTCTGGACCGCTCCCTCCCCGTCCCCGGTTCTGCCCTGGGTGTGCTCGGCAGCCTGGCTGCCCGCCTACCTGGGCGTGGGTCTTCATCCGTGGTGCCCCCAGTCCCCTGTACTGGGGCTGCGCGTGGCCCACTTCTGTGGCCTCCCGGGCCTCGACGTCACAG GCGTGGAGCTGGCCCACCACCCAGGCCTGTGGAGTCTCCCAGACCGGGCCCCAGCCAAGGACCTTCCTGACACCAAGAGATGCCGCAAGAGGATTCGAACTGTGTTTAGCTTGGAGCAGCTGGAAGAGTTGGAGAAAGAGTTTGCAAAGCAGCACAATCTGGTGGGGAAGAAGAGGGCCCAACTGGCAGCCCGGCTCAACCTTACAGAGAACCAG GTGAGGGTCTGGTTCCAAAACCGCAGGGTCAAGTATCAGAAACAGCAAAAACTGAAACCGCTGGCCCCACCTGCCACGCATGCCTTTCCGACTGAACCCTACAGCAGGTCCAGCGCCAGCATCCAGAATGAAGACGTCAAGTCAGGAGCGGACAGCTGA
- the SMYD5 gene encoding SET and MYND domain-containing protein 5 isoform X4: protein MAASMCDVFSFCMGVAGPARVAVEVRFVSSAKGKGLFATHLIRKGETIFIERPLVAAQFLWNALYRYRACDHCLRALEKAEENAQRLTGKPGQVLPHPELCTVRKDLHQNCPHCQVMYCSAECRLAAAEQYHQVLCPGPSQDDPLHPLNKLQEAWRSVHYPPETASIMLMARMVATVKQAKDKDRWIRLFSQFCNKTANEEEEIVHKLLGDKFKGQLELLRRLFTEALYEEALSQWFTPDGFRSLFALVGTNGQGIGTSSLSQWVHACDALELKPQDRERLDAFIDQLYKDVEAATGEFLNCEGSGLFLLQSCCNHSCVPNAETSFPENNFLLHVTALEDIKPGEEICISYLDCCQRERSRHSRHKILRENYLFVCSCPKCLAEADEPNVTSEEEEEEEEEEEGEPEDAELGDEMTDV from the exons ATGGCGGCCTCCATGTGCGACGTGTTCTCTTTCTGCATGGGCGTGGCGGGTCCGGCCCGGGTCGCAGTGGAAGTCCGCTTTGTCAGCAGCGCCAAG GGAAAGGGGTTGTTTGCCACACATCTGATCCGGAAGGGGGAGACCATCTTCATAGAACGGCCCCTGGTGGCTGCGCAGTTTCTCTGGAATGCACTTTATCGCTACCGAG CCTGTGACCACTGCCTTCGGGCGctggagaaggcagaagaaaatgcCCAGAGGCTGACTGGGAAGCCAGGCCAGGTTCTCCCTCACCCAGAGCTGTGCACCGTGCGGAAGGACCTCCACCAGAACTGTCCCCACTGCCAG GTGATGTACTGCAGTGCAGAATGTCGGCTGGCAGCTGCTGAGCAGTACCACCAGGTCCTGTGCCCAGGCCCCTCCCAGGATGACCCTCTGCATCCTCTCAATAAGCTGCAGGAGGCATGGAG gAGTGTTCACTACCCCCCTGAAACTGCAAGCATCATGTTGATGGCCCGGATGGTGGCCACGGTGAAGCAG GCTAAGGATAAGGATCGTTGGATCAGGCTCTTCTCCCAGTTCTGTAACAAAACAGCCAATGAGGAGGAGGAAATTGTCCACAAACTCCTGGGGGACAAATTCAAG GGACAGCTGGAACTTCTACGGAGACTCTTCACTGAGGCCCTTTATGAGGAAGCACTGAGCCAG TGGTTCACTCCAGATGGATTCCGGTCTCTCTTTGCTCTTGTTGGGACCAATGGCCAAGGCATCGGGACCAG TTCCCTGAGCCAGTGGGTCCATGCCTGTGATGCGCTGGAGCTGAAGCCTCAGGACCGTGAGCGGCTGGATGCCTTCATTGACCAGCTATACAAGGACGTCGAGGCAG CAACTGGCGAGTTTCTTAACTGTGAAGGATCTGGCCTCTTTCTGCTTCAGAGCTGCT GCAACCATAGCTGTGTCCCTAATGCAGAGACCTCCTTCCCAGAAAACAACTTTCTTTTGCACGTCACTGCCCTGGAGGATATTAAGCCAGGAGAG GAAATCTGTATCAGCTACTTAGACTGCTGTCAGCGGGAGCGCAGCCGCCACAGCCGCCACAAGATCCTCAG GGAGAactatctgtttgtttgttcctgCCCCAAATGCCTGGCAGAGGCTGATGAACCCAATGTGACctcagaagaggaggaagaagaagaggaggaagaggaaggagagccAGAAGATGCTGAGCTAGGGGATGAGATGACTGATGTGTGA
- the SMYD5 gene encoding SET and MYND domain-containing protein 5 isoform X3, with protein sequence MAASMCDVFSFCMGVAGPARVAVEVRFVSSAKGKGLFATHLIRKGETIFIERPLVAAQFLWNALYRYRACDHCLRALEKAEENAQRLTGKPGQVLPHPELCTVRKDLHQNCPHCQVMYCSAECRLAAAEQYHQVLCPGPSQDDPLHPLNKLQEAWRSVHYPPETASIMLMARMVATVKQAKDKDRWIRLFSQFCNKTANEEEEIVHKLLGDKFKGQLELLRRLFTEALYEEALSQWFTPDGFRSLFALVGTNGQGIGTSSLSQWVHACDALELKPQDRERLDAFIDQLYKDVEAATGEFLNCEGSGLFLLQSCCSRDTQPHPNWALRGSGNHSCVPNAETSFPENNFLLHVTALEDIKPGEEICISYLDCCQRERSRHSRHKILRENYLFVCSCPKCLAEADEPNVTSEEEEEEEEEEEGEPEDAELGDEMTDV encoded by the exons ATGGCGGCCTCCATGTGCGACGTGTTCTCTTTCTGCATGGGCGTGGCGGGTCCGGCCCGGGTCGCAGTGGAAGTCCGCTTTGTCAGCAGCGCCAAG GGAAAGGGGTTGTTTGCCACACATCTGATCCGGAAGGGGGAGACCATCTTCATAGAACGGCCCCTGGTGGCTGCGCAGTTTCTCTGGAATGCACTTTATCGCTACCGAG CCTGTGACCACTGCCTTCGGGCGctggagaaggcagaagaaaatgcCCAGAGGCTGACTGGGAAGCCAGGCCAGGTTCTCCCTCACCCAGAGCTGTGCACCGTGCGGAAGGACCTCCACCAGAACTGTCCCCACTGCCAG GTGATGTACTGCAGTGCAGAATGTCGGCTGGCAGCTGCTGAGCAGTACCACCAGGTCCTGTGCCCAGGCCCCTCCCAGGATGACCCTCTGCATCCTCTCAATAAGCTGCAGGAGGCATGGAG gAGTGTTCACTACCCCCCTGAAACTGCAAGCATCATGTTGATGGCCCGGATGGTGGCCACGGTGAAGCAG GCTAAGGATAAGGATCGTTGGATCAGGCTCTTCTCCCAGTTCTGTAACAAAACAGCCAATGAGGAGGAGGAAATTGTCCACAAACTCCTGGGGGACAAATTCAAG GGACAGCTGGAACTTCTACGGAGACTCTTCACTGAGGCCCTTTATGAGGAAGCACTGAGCCAG TGGTTCACTCCAGATGGATTCCGGTCTCTCTTTGCTCTTGTTGGGACCAATGGCCAAGGCATCGGGACCAG TTCCCTGAGCCAGTGGGTCCATGCCTGTGATGCGCTGGAGCTGAAGCCTCAGGACCGTGAGCGGCTGGATGCCTTCATTGACCAGCTATACAAGGACGTCGAGGCAG CAACTGGCGAGTTTCTTAACTGTGAAGGATCTGGCCTCTTTCTGCTTCAGAGCTGCT GTTCCAGGGACACTCAGCCTCACCCAAACTGGGCTCTTAGAGGGTCTG GCAACCATAGCTGTGTCCCTAATGCAGAGACCTCCTTCCCAGAAAACAACTTTCTTTTGCACGTCACTGCCCTGGAGGATATTAAGCCAGGAGAG GAAATCTGTATCAGCTACTTAGACTGCTGTCAGCGGGAGCGCAGCCGCCACAGCCGCCACAAGATCCTCAG GGAGAactatctgtttgtttgttcctgCCCCAAATGCCTGGCAGAGGCTGATGAACCCAATGTGACctcagaagaggaggaagaagaagaggaggaagaggaaggagagccAGAAGATGCTGAGCTAGGGGATGAGATGACTGATGTGTGA
- the PRADC1 gene encoding protease-associated domain-containing protein 1 isoform X3, with translation MCRGGAGCCCIEFKPISPRLHFSRPMGSGQRRRGGKCDYTSRIQSQSVVGLVPVRQPAARAGPWAGGRSSCQAEVQRETRSGAPGGSTQPGLALEMVPGAAGWCCLVFWLPACVAAHGLRIHDYLYFQVLSPGDIRYIFTATPAKDFGGIFGLLLPLQDPGGAGTRRAGSDHL, from the exons ATGTGCCGGGGCGGGGCCGGCTGTTGCTGTATAGAGTTTAAACCAATCAGCCCTCGGCTCCACTTCTCTCGACCAATGGGAAGTGGGCAAAGGCGCAGAGGCGGAAAGTGTGACTACACGAGCAGGATTCAGAGCCAATCAGTCGTGGGCCTCGTTCCCGTCCGCCAACCAGCGGCGAGAGCGGGCCCGTGGGCGGGAGGCCGGAGCAGCTGTCAGGCTGAAGTCCAGCGAGAGACGCGCAGTGGGGCGCCGGGAGGAAGCACCCAGCCGGGCCTGGCCCTGGAGATGGTCCCCGGTGCTGCCGGCTGGTGTTGTCTCGTGTTCTGGCTCCCTGCGTGCGTCGCGGCCCACG GTTTACGCATCCATGACTATTTGTACTTCCAAGTGCTGAGTCCTGGAGACATTCGATATATCTTCACAGCCACCCCAGCCAAGGACTTCGGTGGGATCTTT GGGCTGCTCCTTCCTCTCCAAGACCCGGGTGGTGCAGGAACACGGCGGGCGGGCAGTGATCATCTCTGA